Genomic DNA from Peribacillus simplex NBRC 15720 = DSM 1321:
TTTATTCTATACTCATTTAATTAGTGATCAACCTAGTCTAAAAACGAGTAATGATGGAATTCTCTCAATCATGAACCAAGAAGGGGAAGCAATAGAATCCTTTGACCTTAAAACGGTCGCTGATGTCAGGAACACAGTATTGCCTGCCTCGATTAAAAAAGAAACAATCGATGATGAGCTACTAAATTTTATGTCCCATCTCAAGGATGGGGAGGCTTCGTCATTTTTACTAAAAAAATCACCGCATGGAATCAGAAGCGTTGCTGCCTTATACATACCCTAGACACTAAAGGGGAGCTTAAAAATAATAAAAACAATAAAAGAGTGCACTTATTATACTTGACTAATAGGTGTACTTTTTATTTTTTTAACGATTTTTATGATTTAGGTCTTGATAATTCCAGGACAGGAATATTCTTATACCGCAAAAAGGTCGTGTTTATGGATAGGACAACTTAATTATGTGAATCAAGAGAATATGACTAAATTCGATATATTTCCCTGAATTATATGGGGTAAATGTATTCTATTTATGAAACTGACGGGGTAGTTTGGAGAGTATGGCGCATTTGCCACATAGAGAATAATAAAAGCTAAAAATAATCAACAGAATTGGAAATGGAGTATATGCCCATAATAGTGTTAAATAAAACTATTAGGGATGATTTCATGATGTATATCTATAATGATTATGGGGGTACTCATACCACGTCTTTGGCTGCCGCATATCATTTAAAACAATTACCTCAATCGGAAAGAAAACTAACTTCGGAAGAAATATTAAATGTAAAATATTTCAATAAATTAACGAAAGAAGATTTTGGAAAGCTAATTTTTCGCGGGACCGATGAAGAGGGCAACTCAGTTTATACAATTGGACATAAAAGAGAGAAACTTGTTGTTCCGGCATTAAAAGAATTGACTTTACTACTAGAAGAGAAATTTCATTTTAACGAAAAAATAGTATTCTCCAATACATCACCAACTGTACCTATTGCTATGTCTATAGGGGGGTATTTATCAAGAGCATTAAAAATTGATTTTATAGGTGTACCATTATTGCTTATAGGTACCAAACAATGCTGTGATAATATTTTTCGGCTGGTTGAAAATACGAAACAAATTGGGAAAGCAGCGCATGGGGAAAAAGTGATTATCTTGGAAAATGAAAAATATAAGTAATACTATTAAAGGTTTTTCTCTGTTAGTAAAAGATTGCTTAGCCCAAAGGAATTCGTTTTTTGACCTTTAGTAACGATCTTCTTCAATCGGGCGCGATTCTTTAATAAGAATCGCTTTTCTTAGTGAACTAACGGGTGCTTTACTTCAGGGTTGCTGCGGCAACCTTTTTCTTACGGAACTAACGAGGCAGGTTAGTTGAATTAAAGGGAAAAAAGAATGCAATAGTTTTCATTTTACTTAAAAGCTGTAAGTTATTATAACTAAGCATTTATATTACATAAATAATGACATGACTGTAGGCTATTTTTCATACAATATTTTTGGGGTGGAAAAATGACAAGAGCAAAATACACAAGTTCAGACGTTGACTTAATGGCAAGGATGATGAGAGCAGAAGCCGAAGGTGAAGGAAAACAAGGAATGTTATATGTTGGAAATGTAATTGTGAATCGTCTTGTAGCTAATTGTTTAGACTTTAAAGGTTTAAGAACAATTCCACAAGTCATTTATCAAGTACAAGGAGGAAATTATTCTTTTGAAGCTGTTCAAAAAGGGAATGTATTTTATCAAAGAGCGAGAGGTATTGAAAGAAGATTAGCAGAACAGAATTTGAAGCACTGGAGACAGCATCCGGCTAGATATGCTCTTTGGTATTTTAATCCATATGCTCCATGCCCTCCAACATGGTATGATCAACCTCATACTGGTCAATTTAAAGACCATTGTTTTTATGAACCAAAACCTGGAACATGTGATAGTGTTTATAGAGGTTAAGCTTACTCTTTGAGTAAGCTTTTTTACATATTTAAAATATTTATACAATATAAAACTTTTAGTAATAGTTTTTATCTAAAAAAGTAAGATTGTGAATTATTGTACTTAAGCTAACGGGTGCGTTAGCTGGAGAACAGAGCTGTCTTAAAGACAGCTTTTTCTTATGGAACTATCGGGGCAGTTTAGTTGAATAAGGGCTAGGTAATAATGGCCTCAACGAACTATAATGTGGGTGTTAGAAAGTGCTTATAAAAGGGGAATAAGAAATGCCTGTTATTGAGTATCAACAATTTATTAAAGCACCAGTTGAATTATGTTTTGACATTAAGAGGAGCGTGGATATTCATACCAAAACGACAGCTAAAACAAAGGAAATCGCTGTTGATGGTGTGACAGAAGGGCTATTAGAGGCGGGAGATACTGTTACTTGGGAAGCCATTCACTTTGGTATTAAACAAAGGCTGAAAGCCCAAGTGACATTCATGGAAAAACCAAATAAGTTTGTAGATATTATGGTGAAGGGAGCCTTCCATTCTTTTGTTCACACACATCAGTTTATAGAAGAACCAGGCGGAACTATAATGATAGATAAATTTCAATATAAGTCACCGTTTGGTCCCGTTGGAGTTTTAGCTGATAAGTTGTTTTTGGAGAAGTACATGAGAGCATTTATCATTTCTCGTGCAAAGGCACTGAAAAAGATTGCCGAGAATATGCTCTAACCTTGTTTAACTAACGGGTGCTTTACTTCCATAAGGAGGTTGCTGAGGCAGCCTTTTTTGTATGGAACTAAACCAGCTAATAGTTTGTCAACATTTTTCAATAAAAAGATAAAAACATACGTGATATACTAATAATAGGCATACCAAATAACCTTCCTTCAGACTCTCATTTGGAAGGTTTTGTTCTTTTTAGTTAAATATAAATTTTAAACAATATCTTGGAAAGTCATTTTGTTCTTTAATAGAGCGAAAATCCAGTGTAAGAGCTTATTTACACAGGCTATGACGGCTACCTTATAAGGCTTTCCTTCCTCGCGTTTCTTGTCATAAAACACGCGTAGCTTCTTATTTCGAGGGATAATTTCATCAGTTGTCTTAGACTTCCGGCAATCACGAATAGCACAACGAACCGCCATATATAAGGCATGTCGAAGTCTGCTAGAACCTCTTTTAGTGATTCTATTTTTGGTAGCTGTAAACTTACCGGATTCGAATACACTAGGATCAACTCCAGAGAAAGCTACAAGTTTTTTAGGATTATTAAATCGATCTATCTCACCAATTTCAGAAATAATCGTTGCCGCGATCTTTTCTCCGATACCTGGGATAGATTTGAGGATCGTATATTCTTCAATTTCTTTAGCGAGGGCGTCTATCTCTGCCTCTAACTTTGATAGATGCTCTTTGTACTGAAGAAGAATATTTATATACATACCAAGGCTTAAAATATGACTCTGATAGACTGTCTTTTCAAAAGGGTTACGAGCTGCCGCAGCTTTAAGCTGAATCGCTTTTTCATTTGCCCATTTAATTGATCTACTCTTGCATAACTCAAATATCCTTGCTGTAATTGCTTCTTCACTTGCCTTCAAAATGTCCTCT
This window encodes:
- a CDS encoding SRPBCC family protein, producing MPVIEYQQFIKAPVELCFDIKRSVDIHTKTTAKTKEIAVDGVTEGLLEAGDTVTWEAIHFGIKQRLKAQVTFMEKPNKFVDIMVKGAFHSFVHTHQFIEEPGGTIMIDKFQYKSPFGPVGVLADKLFLEKYMRAFIISRAKALKKIAENML
- a CDS encoding DUF3189 family protein, whose product is MMYIYNDYGGTHTTSLAAAYHLKQLPQSERKLTSEEILNVKYFNKLTKEDFGKLIFRGTDEEGNSVYTIGHKREKLVVPALKELTLLLEEKFHFNEKIVFSNTSPTVPIAMSIGGYLSRALKIDFIGVPLLLIGTKQCCDNIFRLVENTKQIGKAAHGEKVIILENEKYK
- a CDS encoding cell wall hydrolase, whose product is MTRAKYTSSDVDLMARMMRAEAEGEGKQGMLYVGNVIVNRLVANCLDFKGLRTIPQVIYQVQGGNYSFEAVQKGNVFYQRARGIERRLAEQNLKHWRQHPARYALWYFNPYAPCPPTWYDQPHTGQFKDHCFYEPKPGTCDSVYRG
- a CDS encoding IS110 family transposase; its protein translation is MNPVVGLDISKGESQVQAFLDKGKPYQKSFKITHTVEGLNLLVAFLEDVKKVSGQKPSVVLEATGHYQTPVVHYLEERGYLLIIINPLISYKARGSSLRKVKTDAIDAYLLCELFYKEELEPYKKRGVQLLNLRNLTRQHENITGVMIQTKLQFQAVLEQVFPEYKGVFGDLYSVVSLLTLSEFPSSEDILKASEEAITARIFELCKSRSIKWANEKAIQLKAAAARNPFEKTVYQSHILSLGMYINILLQYKEHLSKLEAEIDALAKEIEEYTILKSIPGIGEKIAATIISEIGEIDRFNNPKKLVAFSGVDPSVFESGKFTATKNRITKRGSSRLRHALYMAVRCAIRDCRKSKTTDEIIPRNKKLRVFYDKKREEGKPYKVAVIACVNKLLHWIFALLKNKMTFQDIV